One window from the genome of Rhodopseudomonas sp. P2A-2r encodes:
- the dapA gene encoding 4-hydroxy-tetrahydrodipicolinate synthase translates to MAAKTQFRGSYTALVTPFKDGALDEAAFRALVSWQIAEGTNGLVPVGTTGESPTLSHSEHQRVVEWCIDEAKGRVPVIAGAGSNSTREAVELARHAEKAGADAVLVVTPYYNKPTQEGMYQHFKAINDAIGIPILIYNIPPRSVVDMSVSTMSRLFELKNIVGVKDATANLARVSQQRHAMGPDFIQMSGEDMTALAYMAAGGHGCISVVANVAPKPCAELMAAVFKGDYAGALEIQDRLTPLHDAIFMEPGLAGAKHGLGLLGRLQEDVRLPLMPVTAPTGAVIRKAMVHAGLIN, encoded by the coding sequence ATGGCAGCCAAGACGCAATTTCGGGGGTCCTACACCGCCTTGGTGACGCCGTTCAAAGATGGCGCGCTCGACGAAGCGGCGTTTCGCGCCCTCGTGAGCTGGCAGATTGCCGAGGGCACCAACGGCCTGGTGCCGGTCGGCACCACCGGCGAAAGCCCGACCCTCAGCCACAGCGAGCATCAGCGCGTCGTGGAATGGTGCATCGACGAGGCCAAGGGGCGCGTCCCGGTCATCGCCGGCGCCGGCTCGAACTCCACCCGGGAGGCCGTCGAACTGGCCCGGCACGCCGAGAAGGCCGGCGCCGATGCCGTGCTGGTGGTGACGCCGTATTACAACAAGCCGACCCAGGAAGGCATGTACCAGCACTTCAAGGCGATCAACGACGCCATCGGCATCCCGATCCTGATCTACAACATTCCCCCGCGCTCGGTGGTCGACATGTCGGTCTCCACTATGAGCCGGCTGTTCGAGTTGAAGAACATCGTCGGCGTCAAGGATGCCACCGCCAACCTGGCCCGCGTCTCGCAGCAGCGCCATGCCATGGGGCCGGATTTCATCCAGATGTCCGGCGAGGACATGACCGCGCTCGCTTACATGGCGGCGGGCGGCCACGGCTGCATTTCAGTGGTCGCCAATGTCGCGCCAAAGCCGTGCGCCGAATTGATGGCCGCGGTGTTCAAGGGCGACTACGCCGGCGCGCTGGAAATTCAGGATCGGCTGACGCCGCTCCACGACGCCATCTTCATGGAGCCGGGGCTGGCCGGCGCCAAGCATGGCCTCGGCCTGCTGGGCCGGCTGCAGGAGGACGTGCGCCTGCCGCTGATGCCGGTGACGGCGCCGACCGGAGCGGTGATCCGCAAGGCCATGGTCCATGCCGGACTGATCAACTGA